One part of the Solanum dulcamara chromosome 8, daSolDulc1.2, whole genome shotgun sequence genome encodes these proteins:
- the LOC129900970 gene encoding LOW QUALITY PROTEIN: LRR repeats and ubiquitin-like domain-containing protein At2g30105 (The sequence of the model RefSeq protein was modified relative to this genomic sequence to represent the inferred CDS: substituted 1 base at 1 genomic stop codon) — MEKEGKSDADNWSTITVNVKFSGRSIPVEISDESTVKHLKSLLQPLTNVLSRGQKLIFKGKVLVDEMTLKSSEVGNGGKIMLMASQGLHQGDGPIRKEASNLPTARRMPEAMRPKRDVPQVPVVKSQLERWKATGVVALSECNLKALPDEVLTCGPSARVLDLSHNAIKHLPATINSLSSLQKLILNGNEIMDNSLSWEELASLKSLVVISLNQNHIATLPPEVGTLTSLRQLHIAHNELTGLPSEIGLLTSLEVLKVNNNRIHSIPESIGGCASLIEVDLSSNLLVXLPETISKLKVLKALYLRNNGLRSLPSSIFKQCCELSTLDLHGTDITIDVISQIEGWENFDEKRRSKHQKQLDFRVSSSGKFDEGADKS, encoded by the exons ATGGAGAAAGAGGGAAAAAGCGACGCCGATAACTGGAGTACAATCACAGTGAATGTTAAGTTCAGCGGCCGATCGATACCGGTAGAAATCTCCGACGAGTCCACCGTCAAACACCTCAAGTCTCTCCTTCAACCACTCACAAATGTCCTCTCTCGCGGCCAAAAACTCATCTTCAAag GGAAAGTTTTGGTGGATGAAATGACATTGAAGTCATCGGAGGTTGGAAATGGTGGCAAGATCATGCTTATGGCTTCCCAGGGCTTACACCAAGGG GATGGACCAATAAGAAAGGAAGCTTCCAACTTGCCCACAGCAAGGAGGATGCCTGAAGCTATGAGACCTAAAAGGGACGTTCCTCAAGTTCCTGTTGTGAAGAGCCAACTTGAACGGTGGAAGGCCACTGGGGTTGTTGCATTATCAGAATGCAATCTCAAG GCCCTGCCTGATGAAGTGTTGACCTGCGGACCTTCTGCTAGAGTCCTTGATCTCAGCCACAACGCAATAAAGCATCTTCCAGCCACGATTAATAGCTTGAGTTCTCTTCAG AAATTGATCCTCAATGGGAATGAAATTATGGATAATTCCTTAAGCTGGGAAGAGCTAGCTTCTCTAAAGAGTCTTGTGGTTATTTCACTGAACCAAAACCA CATAGCAACACTGCCTCCTGAGGTCGGCACTTTGACCAGTCTGAGACAACTTCATATTGCACATAACGAGTTAACAGGTCTCCCATCTGAGATAGGTCTGCTGACCAGCCTTGAGGTCCTGAAAGTTAACAACAACAG GATTCACTCTATTCCGGAAAGTATAGGGGGTTGTGCTTCTCTTATTGAG GTTGATCTTTCATCTAATCTTTTGGTATAGCTGCCAGAAACAATTAGCAAACTAAAGGTCTTAAAG GCACTTTATCTCAGAAACAACGGGCTCAGATCCCTTCCTAGCAGCATTTTTAAACAATGCTGCGAACTCTCTACACTAGATCTCCATGGAACTGATATAACTATAGATGTTATCAGCCAG ATTGAAGGATGGGAGAATTTTGATGAGAAAAGACGCTCGAAGCATCAGAAGCAACTGGACTTCAGAGTGAGCAGCTCTGGCAAATTTGATGAAGGAGCTGATAAAAGCTGA
- the LOC129899540 gene encoding BAG family molecular chaperone regulator 4-like: MRKKSSTSSKSRNEVIKDENKYTEGEEENKSCIIDWEVRPGGLLVQKRGGVSAEENSIAGPMIKIKVSYDSCYHDVVVPSESTFGNLKKILCDTTGLHPNVQRLLFQGKEKNDNEYLHISGVKDMSKVILMEDPASKELKKIQDTSVSCEAIAQVRVEVDKLSHRVVAIEEAMKRGTRVEDKEFVVLTELFMIQLITLDSIEAQGEARTQRKKEVHRIQSFVDMLDNSKARNSNLVRHCSTGTNSMVNTKWKKFDSGIGSFNAPNQLYQSTKITQEWEVFD, translated from the exons atgagaaaaaaatcctCAACTTCTTCAAAAAGTAGGAATGAGGTAATTAAAGATGAGAATAAATACACTGAGGGTGAAGAGGAAAATAAGAGTTGTATTATTGATTGGGAAGTTAGGCCTGGAGGTTTATTGGTTCAGAAAAGAGGTGGAGTTTCTGCTGAGGAAAATTCTATTGCTGGTCCAATGATCAAGATCAAAGTCTCTTATGATTCTTGTTACCATGATGTTGTTGTTCCTTCTGAATCAACATTTG GGAACTTGAAGAAAATTCTTTGTGACACAACTGGCTTACATCCTAATGTTCAGAGATTATTGTtccaaggaaaagaaaagaatgacAATGAATACTTGCACATTTCTGGTGTAAAAGACATGTCAAAGGTGATCCTAATGGAAGATCCAGCCAGTAAAGAGTTGAAGAAAATACAGGATACCTCTGTCTCTTGTGAAGCCATCGCCCAAGTGAGAGTAGAGGTCGATAAGCTCTCACATAGG GTTGTTGCCATAGAGGAAGCTATGAAGAGAGGCACTAGAGTTGAGGACAAAGAATTTGTTGTCCTAACAGAGTTGTTCATGATTCAGCTTATTACACTTGATAGTATTGAAGCACAAGGAGAAGCAAGAACTCAAAGGAAGAAGGAG GTTCATCGTATTCAGAGTTTTGTTGATATGCTTGATAATTCTAAAGCAAGAAATTCTAATCTTGTTAGGCATTGTAGTACTGGTACTAATTCAATGGTGAATACCAAATGGAAAAAGTTTGATTCAGGAATTGGAAGCTTCAATGCACCAAATCAATTATATCAATCCACAAAAATCACTCAGGAGTGGGAAGTTTTTGACTGA